In Shewanella psychrotolerans, the genomic stretch TGGTGATATCAAGCGCGTCGATGCTGATGGCATCATTCGGCATGAATGGCACGATGGTCAGTTTATGGTCAACGAATATCTACATAGCGTCACAGAAGCCGCCAAACGCCAGATCAGCATCAATACCCATGAGCCGATTAAAGACACGGGACTTCGCCGCACCTATCCTAACTGGATAAGTCGTGAAGGCGCGCGTGGTCAAGAGTTTAACGCATGGGGAACGCCGCCAAATAACCCGTCCCATACCACCACCCTCGCCTATACTCGCATGCTCGCAGGCCCTATGGATTTTACGCCGGGGATCTTTGACTTAGCGCCTAAAGGGTTAGATGCCGTCAATCGTGTCCAAACTACCCTTACTAAGCAGTTAGCCCTCTACGTCGTGCTTTATAGCCCAATTCAGATGGCAGCCGATCTCCCTCGTAACTATGCAAAGCATCCCGACGCTTTTAAGTTTATTCAAGATGTGCCAACCGATTGGCAGCAAAGTATCGCGCTTGCAGGCGAAGTGGGCGAATATGTTGTTTTTGCTCGGCAAGAGCGAGGCGGTAAAAGCCATGGGAATGACTGGTACTTAGGCGCAATAACCGATGATACCGCCCGTAAAATTGAGATCGATTTAGACTTTCTAGAGCCAAACAAACGCTATGAAGCACAAATCTACCGTGATGGTGATAAAGCTAACTGGCGAACGAAGCCCTACGATTATGTCATTGAAAATCAGCTAGTTAACCATAAAGATAAACTTACCCTATCCCTTGCAAGCAGCGGTGGGACGGCTATTCGCTTTAAAGCGCTCAATAAACGCTAAAGACTTCACCCTAACTAAAACTCTCGATGCGGCAGTGCAAACGAGCCGCATCTAAAGCCACCAACAGATTAAGCTCTGCGCGACACTCATCCTCACAGCAAGCATCGTCCTCATTAAACTCTGTTCGCTGTAACATCTACTCACTTTTTTACTGTTATTTTTTTGTACACTTATTGCTACTTTTTGATACTGTTACTGACTATTTGTGTGCTCACGTCACAAAACAGAAAGCGTGATGGCCATTTTATCAACGATACTTATCGACCAACTTACGACAATATTTATAGCCAAAACTTGTATACAAAAATAATGAGGTAATGATGCACATTCGCCCGACAACCCACAGGTTTCACACTCTATTGCTGCTTTTGCCTTTAGGGATCACTACCGCGACAGCGACAGTATCATCACAAACGCCAAACACTCCTCAAATGGCGCCATCAAACGAAGATCTACGTCTTTATGATATTGCCACTGCCACACAAGGTCAGCGCATCATTAAGGATATTCAAACCTTAGTCGATTTTGGTACTCGCCATACTCTGTCTGATACGACGTCAAATACCCATGGGATTGGCGCTGCGCGTCGCTGGGTGAAGGCCGAATTTGAGCGCATATCGGCGCAATGTGGCAATTGCCTCGATGTCATTGAAGTGGGCGCTAAGGTCTCTGGTAAACGTATTCCCACAGAAAGTGAAGTGATCAATATCATCGCCATTCAAAAAGGCAAAACAGACCCTAATCGCGTAGTGATGATGAGCGGTGATATCGATTCACGTGTGAGCGATGTCATGGACTCAACCTCTACCGCCCCTGGCGCTAACGATAATGCCTCTGGCGTAGCCGGCGCGTTAGAAGCCGCGCGAGTGTTATCAAAATATCAGTTCGAAGGCACCATTGTTTATGCGGCGCTGTCGGGTGAAGAGCAAGGCTTATATGGCGGCGCAGCCCTTGCCGATTATGCCAAAAACCAAGGCTGGCAGGTAGAAGCTGTGCTTAACAACGATATGATAGGTAACATCGAAGGGATCAACGGTGTGGTGAGTAATCACACGGTACGGGTTTTTTCAGAAGGTGTGCGTATCGCAGAGACTCCTAGCGAAGCAAAAGAGCGTTATTTCAGTGGAGGCGAGAATGATTCGGCCTCTCGTAATCTTGCCCGCCATATTAAATCCCTTGCCGATCAATATATGACGAATCTGGATGTGAAATTAATCTACCGGTTAGATAGGTTTGGGCGCGGCGGCCACCATCTGCCGTTTAACAAAGCCGGACTCCCTGCCGTTCGGATAATGGAGACTAACGAAAATTACAATCGCCAGCATCAAGATATTCGCCTCGAAAACGGTATCGCTTATGGTGATGTTATGGAGGGGGTTGATAAGGTTCTTACGGCAAAACTCACCGCATTAAATGCCATAAGTCTCGCATCAATGGCTTGGGCACCGACACCACCGAGTAACGTTAAAATAAGTGGCCAAGTCACTGCTGACACCACACTCAATTGGCAAAAATCAAACCAAGCTAATGTGGCAGGATACCGTGTATATTGGCGCAATACCACAGAGAGTGAATGGAGTCACAGCCGTTATGTTGGTCACGTCGACCAATTTACTTTCAACAACTTGGTTATAGATAACTACCTATTTGGTGTTGCCGCAGTGGGTCACAATGGCAACACTAGCCCTGTGGTATTCCCCGGCGCTGCGGGTAAGTTTTAGTACAAAAGATCCACGCCAAATAAACCGCAGTAAAATCATCTTGGCTACAGGGATAACAGTGCAATGTTAGTATTAAGCATTGCGCTGTTAAATTAACCTCTTTATCTTTTTGACCAATCAATCCTTCCCACTTCCCACCAATTCAAGTTAATAACAGGATGCGCAAAAGTTAATGCGCAGTGATGAATACGTATGTAATCGGTTGTAGGTGAAATCGGCTCAGGGGTAACATGCAGAGGTGTTTAATTTCATGTTGTGTGATCCATATGGAATTGACTAGGTCGAACCGACTCAGGTTGAAGTAAACTGTTTCTACTTCATTTGAGTCGCTCTAGCGTCTCTATCTACTCATCTAGGCGACAGCCTTGAGAAAGTAGAACCCGAGCTGTTAGCGAATACCCGTGTAGGGAAGCGTGTATTCGCTATTTTTTTATCGAGACTCAAGAAACCCAGTTAGTGTGCCCAAATTGGCACACTAACTCCGAAGCTAAATCTTGCGCCAAAAGTGCTCTAAGTGCTCTAAGTGCTCTAAGTGCTCTAAGTGCTGAATGAAGCCATGAATTAGGCCTTTTGAACAAGAACTACCTAAAAAGAAGCTAGACAAAATAGAACAATAAAAACACCATAACCCTTATAATAACAAGAGAAAAATTGATGACTGACATTGATTCAAGTGCTCAGCAAATTCACACCAAACCCATGCTTAATTTTTGGCAAATTTTCAATATGTGCTTTGGGTTTCTTGGCATACAGTTTGGATTTGCGCTGCAAAATGCCAATGTTAGCCGCATCTTTCAAACATTAGGCGCCTCAATAGATGATATTCCAATATTGTGGATTGCCGCGCCGCTTACAGGATTGTTGGTTCAACCTATTATTGGCTACATGAGCGATAATACTTGGGGCCGCTTGGGCCGTCGTCGCCCCTACTTTCTTATTGGCGCTATCTGCACCACTCTAGCCCTTTTTGTGATGCCTCACTCCCCAGTGCTTTGGGTGGCAGCTGGTATGTTGTGGATCATGGATGCATCGATCAACATTGCTATGGAACCCTTTCGTGCCTTTGTCGGTGATAACCTGCCTAACCAGCAGCGAGCCCAAGGTTATGCAATGCAAAGCTTCTTTATCGGCATCGGCGCAGTGATTGCCTCAGCGCTGCCCTATATATTGACTAACTATTTTAATGTCGCCAATACCGCGCCCCCTGGCGAAATTGCCGACTCAGTACGCTACGCCTTTTACTTTGGCGGCGCAGTCCTATTGTTGGCGGTGTGCTGGACTGTATTTACGACCAAAGAATATTCGCCACAAGAGCTCGCTACATTTGAATCTCACGAGCAGCACGCTTTTACAGCCCAGTACACTCGAACATGGCAAGCCTACCGAAAAGCGGCAGTTATCTGGAGCCTAATAGGCGCAGTATTAACAAGCTTAGTTCTACTTAAATCACTCGATAAACAGCTGTATATTCTAACGTTAGGAGTTTTCGCTTTCGGGCCGCTGCAATGGTTTTGCAGCTTGCGTCTACAGCATCATAGCGATGTTGAACGCGATGAGCAGGGAATGATATTTAGCGTTATTGACTCACTATTTCATATGCCCAAGGCGATGCGTCAGCTCGCCGTTGTGCAGTTTTTTTCTTGGTTCGCGCTGTTTTCGATGTGGATCTACACCACAGCAGCCGTCACCGACTATCACTATGGTACCCAAGATGTATTATCTAAGGCCTATAATGATGGCGCCGATTGGGTCGGAATGCTATTTGCCTCTTACAATGGATTTTCAGCATTAGCGGCACTGTTAATTCCCCTACTAGCCATGGCCGTAGGGCTCAAGTTTACTCATTTAATCAATCTCTTCTGTGGTGGTCTCGGACTTATTAGTTTCTATTTCATTAACGATCCAAAGTTACTTTGGCTGCCTATGATAGGCGTGGGCATCGCTTGGGCTTCTATTTTATCGATCCCCTATGCCCTGCTATCAAATGTACTACCTGCAGAAAAGATGGGGATCTACATGGGAATTTTTAACTTCTTCATTGTTATTCCTCAACTATTAGCCGCTAGCGTACTCGGGGTGCTCTTAAATACCTTCTTCGATGGCCAACCCATTTTTGCCTTAATCATGGGTGGAAGCTTTATGTTGTTGGCAGGAATAAGCGTGTTATTTGTGTCATCTAACCCTGCAAAACAATAACTAATACTAACTGACAACGGACTTGCCTAATGACTATCAAGCCAATCCTTTTTAGCCGATCACTGATTGCCGTATCGCTCAGTGCCTTCCTCTTTGGTTGCGGAGCAGAATCGAGCCCCCCTGCAGACACTAGCGCTAAAACCCCAGCCACTGTGGCACCGGGAGCGCCAGGTGCATCACCGACTTGGGCGTTTTCAGGTAAAACAGGAATAGGCACCTCCTATGAACCCTATACAACAACCGATTTACGCGCTGGGGAATACAAAGACAGCGCTGCCAACGCTGTTAGCAGAGTTTGGTTCTCGTTAGCACAAGGGGTGCTAACCGAAACCATGTATGGGCTTATTCATAATGCCCAGCTAAAAGAAGCACAGTTTATTATCGCGGGTAAAGGTTTTGTCGACGCCGAAAAAGACAACACAGTCACGAGCATAGATTATTTGCATAAGGATGACGCAGGTCGGCCACTATCGCTCGCCTATAAAGTGGTCAACAAAGATATTGAAGGCAAATACCAGATAGAAAAACATTTTTTTACCGATCCCGATCGTGATGCCTTAATGATGAAGGTGATCTTTACCGCTTTTGAGCCAGGAATCACGCCCTACCTTTATGTTAATCCCCATGTCGATAACAGTGGTGCCAATGATATCGCCAGCATCAGTAGCGACGGCACGACTTTATTTGCCGAAACGGGTAACAAAGATTCCACAGTGATTTCCATCAAAGCCGATATCCCATTCGTAAAATCGAGTGCGGGGTTTGTTGGGCGCTCTGATGGCATGACAGATCTTAAGCAAAATGGACACATGGATTGGCAGTATCAAACGACAACCGACCACAATAGTCCAACAGGTAATGTGGCGTTAACCGCTCAGCTGCCTAGCCTTAAAGTAAGTCAAGATGGCGCACCCAGCCTAAGTGCGACTTTTGTCATTGGTTTTGGCCCAGATAAAACAAGCAGCATAGCGACCACTAAAGCGACATTAGATAGCGGTTACGACAAAGTGTTGAGTCGTTATAACGGTGAAGGCGAAGCGCTTGGCTGGCAAGATTACCTCGCTTCTCTCGATACACTACCAGCAATGACAGCCAATACGACTGATAATGGTAAACTCTTGTATGCCAGTGCGCTGGTACTAAAAGCACAGGAAGATAAAACCCATGCAGGGGCGCTGATCGCCTCCTTGTCTAACCCTTGGGGTGATACCGTTTCTGCCTATAAGGGGAGTACTGGCTATAAAGCAGTATGGCCACGAGATTTCTATCAATGTGCGATGGCCTTTCTCGCCATGGGAGACAGCCAAACTCCAAAAGTTGCCTTTGAATACTTAAAGAAAGTCCAAGTATCGGCGCAAACACTCGGATATCAAGGGGTACCGGGTTGGTTCTTGCAAAAGACCCATGTCGATGGCGAAATTGAATGGGTTGGTGTGCAACTCGATCAAACTGCTATGCCTATCATGCTAGGTTGGAAGCTTTGGCAAGCTGGGGTATTAACCGATATTGAGATCAGCCATTGGTATCATGAGATGCTGAAACCCGCGGCCGAATTTTTGGTAACGGGTGGCGATATTAACTTAGATTGGAACCACACCAGCATTACGCCACTTAAGACACAACAAGAGCGCTGGGAGGAGCAGCAAGGTTACTCGCCATCGACAGCGGCAGCCGTCATTGCAGGCTTAATCGCAGCGAGCGACATTGCTAAACAAAGTGGTGATCAACAAGGCGCGATTCGTTATCTCGATGAAGCGAAGCTGATGGACTCTCGCCTTTCCGAATTAATGATCACGACCCAAGGTTTGCTCAATGAAAAAGACAATAGTCAAGCCCGTGACACTGCACCTTACTATGTTCGCCTTGCGCCAACTGGACAACCTAATAGCAGTGAAAAACTGGCTGACAACAATGGTAAAACGGGTCTTGATCAACGGCTAATATTAGACGGCGGTTTCTTAGAGCTTGTGCGCTACGGCGTGCGCAGCGCCGATGATCCAACCATTAATCATACTGTTAGCCTGATTGATAATATGGCGCTAGAAGATAATCTTAGGGTCAAGTACCTATTCACCACCCAAGATGGCAGGCAGATCCCTGGCTTTAGACGTTATGGCAATGATGGCTATGGTGAAGATACTCAAAGTGGCGCTAACTATGCCGAATCAGGTAGTAATACGAGCAATCAGCGAGGACGAGTATGGCCGTTCTTTACTGGCGAGCGAGGTCATTTTGAACTAGCCAAAGCGTTAGCAACTGGCACATTGACCGCGGAGCGCCACTCGCAATTAAAAAATCAATATGTAAAAGGAATGGAATATTTTGCTAATGATGGCCTAATGCTGCCAGAGCAAGCATGGGACGGCGTCGGCCACCCAACGCGATACCATTATCAGCAAGGACAAGGTACAAACTCGGCTACACCACTCGCCTGGACCCACGCCGAATATGTCAAATTAGTTCGCTCGATGACAGACAATCAAGTTTGGGATAAATACCCTATCGTATCGCCAGCGTTAACCGAGTGATTGCGGTGAGCTGATAATAAAAACCAGTCGCTTTGCTTTACCTAAAATTAAGCGACTGGTTTTTTTGTTTTTAACGCGCGAATCTTTACTGCATCTTAGATATCTACAATGCACTGACGTATGCACCGACTAGGTCTAAAAACGATACATCCAAAAGGCACCAAATGAATCGAAATCATTACCAAAGCGGGTTAGCACTCCCGTGCTGTAGTTAAGCTTAATGCTGTTAACAGGGTTTATTGCCATTGAATAGGTTATTCCAAAGCGTGAGTTATCTTGATTATCATCTGAATTGACGCCATTTTTAATCGTCTCCCCGCCAAAAAAATAATTACTATTGAGCGAGATCCAGTGCCCTGGGCCTATGGTGTAAATAAGATGCGCTTGCAGTGTATACTGAGGATCTTGTGCTAATGTCCCCTTACCCAGATATTCATTGTTATCACCATAAAACCGTACCGAGGCGATCACGTTATAATACCAATCACCTAATTTTTGCGACATTCCAACGCCAGGCCTTAATATCCAACGGTTAGCGCTGGCATTAAGTAATTTATCAACATTATAGCTACCAATCGGAGCCGTTACCTCCAAACTGGTGCCAACCACAACGCCTTGTTGCCAAGAGGCAAACTCTTCTATTTCCAAGGCGGGTGCGCCCAAGAAATTCCATGTTAATTTAAGTGTGGGATCGTTATAACCACAATTGTCCGCTTCAATCCGCTCACCATTTAAGATAGCACTACCTTCAAAACAACTTCGAGCAAGGGCTAAATCCACTTTCGCGCTGCGCCCAGCGAGTTCAAATGAGCGCACATAGGCTAACGCTGCAGTATTGATATTAAGTTGAGCATCTTTGAGTAATACACCTGGAGAAGGTGACACACCGCCTTCAGAATGAAGATAACCAGTGGCAAGAAAGTTGATGTTGATGGGGATATTGGTATAGCTACGAGGCTCTAAATCTTGGGCGTAAGCGAAATTTGAAACCGACAGAATGATAAGTAACACAGCGCTATAACGATAAGTATCACAATATTGTAATACCTGACTAATGAAGGAAGTCAGTTTTATCTTAGATAATCGCATCTATAATTCCATTTAGCCAACTAAGGAGAAAATGATTTAGTCCCTAATTAGTAAGTTACTTTATCTTTCTCCTTTATCAATAAAAATTTTGACCATTACGCCCCTATCTTAATCACAAGCTTAATCTCAAGCGACCAAAGAGATCAGATACCGCTTTTGCTCTCCACCGATATGAATAACCACCTCATCATCTTGATAGCGGCCCATCAAAACCGCCCCCAAAGGAGAGGATGGTGTGATCACCATGACTTCATCTAATCCCTGCGGCAGATTAGTCACTTTTAAAGGTAATTTAACCCTTACACCGCCAGCCGCGGGGCCAATAAAAAGTAGCTGAGTTCTGTCTTCACCATCCCTCACCACCACGACAGCACCGAAGTCGATGGCGTCATAGATACCGAACCCTCTGATGTTCAAAGCATCAAACATCGCCTCAGCCGTTTTACAGTCTGCAACTCGCTGCGCTTGTCCATGAGCTAAATAAGACGCTTCCAGACCAAAGGTTTCATATTTACTTCGGGCCACAGTCTCACTGTGAGTCGCCGTTTCATGCGCTTGATTTGCAGCGGTGATGGCAACTTGGGTGAGCGCTTTAAGCTGATCGCTAATAACCGCGAAAATGACCGTTTTATCTATTCGCAAACGAGATCACCCACCAGAGTTAATGCTGATCAGCTTTTCGATAAAACGTTTTACCGCTGCCTCGTCGTTAAATTTAAATCCGAGGCCATAATGGATACCGTTTAAGCTCTTCTGAATGCGTTTGGGAAACCGCGTCATTTCACTGTTATGAAAATAGCCCTCTTTATGACTCACCCCTTCAATAGCCGATAATTCAGATAAAAAGATCTCATATGCTGGACGGATCACCAGCTGACAATCGCGCTCGCTGCCATGGAGATAAAACGGCTCTTTCAATGCAGGTAACATATATTCTGTGATTTTTTTGATGGTAAAGTTAGTTCTGCAGTTGAGTAAACTCAAAACCGCGACTAAACCACTATGTTCAATGGCCAAGATCAACGCTCCTAAAATAGTTGCTCGAATAGAGACTAATGAGCCCAATTCGATTTGGCTAGCACAATAGCAAATATCAGATACGGCGGCTTGCTTTAAATTCCCAATAAGATTAAAAAGACGGTATGCCAACTTCTAACGGCAATAACCTGACTATTGCAAATGAATACCAGCCTATTAAAGAAGCAGATTGCTAATAAACTGGTGTAAAAACAACTGTGAACCCGAAACTGGACCCAAACATAATAATCAGTAATGAACTGAGCTCATATTTGAACAAAATGATATAAAGAAAAAAACCGTTAAAGCTAACAGGCTAAAAATGCAGCAAACATAGAAATAACAAGGCTTTTAGCAAACGTCGATAAGCCGTTATCCCATCAAAAGCAGACCTAATTGGTGAAATTTGAACGATTTTAATAAAAATCTATAAAAGAATTCTAAAAGTATTGATATACTTCCCCCCGAATTTTAGAACGTAACTCCAATAGAGTAGAAAAATGACTGATTTATCAAAGTACAGAAACATTGGTATCTTCGCTCACGTTGATGCGGGTAAGACCACCACAACTGAGCGTATTCTTAAACTAACCGGTAAGATTCATAAGCTCGGTGAAGTTCATGATGGTGAATCTACAACCGACTTCATGGAACAGGAAGCTGAGCGTGGTATTACCATTCAGTCTGCTGCTGTAAGTTGCTTCTGGAACGATCACCGTTTTAACGTTATCGACACCCCTGGCCACGTTGACTTCACAGTTGAAGTTTATCGTTCTCTTAAAGTACTAGACGGTGGTATCGGTGTATTCTGTGGTTCTGGTGGTGTTGAACCACAATCAGAAACCAACTGGCGTTATGCGAACGAATCAGAAGTTGCTCGTATCATCTTCGTAAACAAGTTAGACCGTATGGGTGCTGACTTCCTACGTGTTGTTAAGCAAACTAAAGACGTTCTAGCTGCCGTTCCACTAGTAATGGTTCTACCAATCGGTATCGAAGATGAGTTCAAAGGTGTTGTTGACCTACTGACTCGTAAAGCTTGGATATGGGATGAAACTGGCGAAGCTGAAAACTACACCATCGAAGATGTTCCAGCTGACATGGTTGACCTAGTTGAAGAGTACCGTGAACAGTTAATTGAAACTGCCGTTGAGCAAGACGATGACCTAATGGAAGCTTACATGGAAGGCGAAGAGCCATCTATGGAAGATATTAATCGTTGTATCCGTAAGGGTACTCGTGACCTAGCATTCTTCCCTACATACTGTGGTTCTGCTTTCAAGAACAAAGGTATGCAGCTTCTACTAAACGCAGTTGTTGATTACTTGCCAGCACCAGACGAAGTAGATCCACAGCCTCTTACCGACGAAGAAGGTAACGAGACTGGCGAACACGCTATCGTTTCAGCTGACGAGCCACTAAAAGCGCTTGCGTTCAAGATTATGGATGACCGTTTCGGTGCCCTAACCTTCGTACGTATCTACTCTGGTCGCATCAACAAAGGCGATACCATTCTTAACAGTGCAACTGGTAAGACTGAACGTATCGGCCGTATGTGTGAAATGCAAGCCGATGAACGTAACGAACTTGAATCAGCTCAAGCGGGTGACATCATCGCTATCGTAGGTATGAAGAACGTGCAAACTGGTCACACTCTGTGTGATGTTAAGCACCCTTGTACTCTTGAAGCCATGATATTCCCAGAGCCAGTTATCTCTATCGCTGTTGCGCCAAAAGATAAAGGCGGCTCAGAGAAAATGGGTATCGCTATCGGTAAGATGATCGCAGAAGATCCATCATTCCGCGTTGAAACTGACGAAGATTCAGGCGAAACCATCCTTAAGGGTATGGGTGAACTTCACCTAGACATTAAGGTAGACATCCTGAAGCGTACTTATGGCGTTGACCTAATCGTTGGTGAGCCTCAAGTAGCATACCGTGAAACTATCACTCAAGAAATTTCTGATAGCTACACGCACAAGAAGCAGTCAGGTGGTTCTGGTCAGTTCGGTAAGATCGACTACACCATCCGTCCTGGTGAGCAAAACTCTGGCTTCACGTTCAAGTCATCTGTTGTTGGTGGTAACGTACCTAAAGAATTCTGGCCTGCTGTTGAAAAAGGTTTCGAGAGCATGATGCAGACTGGTACCGTTGCAGGCTTCCCAGTACTTGACGTTGAACTAGAACTGACTGACGGTGCTTTCCACGCAGTTGACTCGTCAGCTATCGCGTTCGAAATCGCTGCTAAAGGCGCTTTCCGTCAATCTATGCCAAAAGCGGGTGCACAACTTCTTGAGCCTATCATGAACGTTGACGTATTTAGCCCAGATGACAACGTTGGTGACGTAATTGGTGACCTTAACCGTCGTCGCGGTATGATCAAAGATCAAAACGCTGGTGTAACAGGTGTTCGTATCAAGGCTGAAGTACCACTTTCAGAAATGTTCGGTTACATCGGTTCACTACGTACAATGACATCTGGTCGTGGTCAGTTCTCTATGGAGTTCGCTCACTACAACCCATGTCCAAACAGCGTTTCTGAGAAAGTTATTGCGCAAGTTAAAGAGCGTAAGGCTGCTGAAGCTAAGAAGTAATATTACTTTTTAAGCACGCTTGCTAGCTATAAAACCCTAACGATGCAGATCGTTAGGGTTTTTCTTTTTATCTCTATTGAAAACCGAATAAAAGAGTCGAACACAAAGGAGAAAACGTGACAGAAGCAAACAGTGTTGTAATACTCGACTTTGAAACCACAGGACTCTCGCCTACCCAAGGCGACCGCGCAATCGAAATTGGCGCAGTCAAACTCGAGAAAGGTATCGTCGTAGATACGTTTCAGCAGCTAATGAATCCAGGGTTTCGCATCACTAGCTTTATAGAACAATACACAGGGATCACTAATGAGATGTTAAGTGATGCTCCTGGCTGTAAACAAGGAATGGCGGACTTTGCTGATTTTATTGGCGATGCAAAACTGGTTGCTCACAATGCGAGCTTTGACCAACGCTTCTTAGAGGCTGAGCTGTCACGCATTGGCCGGCAATATTCATCGCCATTTGCGTGTTCCATGCTACTTGCAAGACGAATTTATCCAGATGCCCCCAATCATCAATTAGGAACCTTAGTCAGTTACAATCGGATTCAACACGATGGGGTATTTCACCGGGCATTAGCCGATGCACAGATGACGGCAACGTTATGGCAACACATGTTGGGCACATTAGCCGAGCGCTGGCATTGCCATAATCCAAGCTTCGAGCTGATGTTAAGCTTACAAAAGCAATCCAAGGCCAATATCAGCAAGTTTTTAACCAAATATGTATAACTGAATCGTTTTAACACAACAGCTTTAACTCATCAGCTACCGCACGACTGACGCTCAACTAAATTCGTCGGAATAAGTTGATTAGAAACCTGCTGACCTTTTATCAATTTCAACAAACTTTCGACCAAGATTTCCCCTGCTAATTTGGTATTTTGTTTCACTGTCGTCAATGCCGGATTAGCAAAACTTGCCACAGGAATGTCATCATAACCCACAACGGCAATATCATTTGGCACATCAAACCCCTGCTCTTTTAACGCTCGAATAGCGCCAATAGCAATGAGATCACTGGCGGCAAAAATAGCGTCAAACTCAACCTTTGATCGAATAAGTGCTAACGTCGCATCATAACCTGAGCTTTCAGTACTAATGGCATCGATTTGTAATGCTGCGTTACATTTAATATCGGCATCTTTAAGCGCCTGTTGATGGCCTAAATAACGTTCTTGAAACTCAGGACTATGACTCGATGCATCACCAATAAAAGCGATTTTTTTACGGCCTTTTTTTACAAGATGTTCAGTTGCAATAATGCCACCTTGGCGATTATCACAACCAATCGATAATACAGAAGACTTGGTTTGCGCGGCTCCCCAAATAACAAAATGGGTATTTTGCGCTAACAGTTTTTCTAGCTTCGCCTCATAATCCATGTAATCGCCATACCCCAGCAAAATAATGCCATCGGCTTTATTGCTGTCTTCATAATCAGCATGCCAATCACTGCTAAGCTGTTGAAAAGAAACTAAGAGGTCATAACCTTGTTGTGCAGTCGCACGAGTGATCGAACCAAGCATAGACAAAAAAAACGGATTGATCAGCGAATCATCATTGGTGGGATCTTCACACAGTAACAGCGCTAACGTTAAGCTACTTTGTGTACGTAAATTACTGGCATTTTTATCTACTTTGTAATTGAGTTCCTTCGCTATTGCTTGCACTTTCAAGCGGGTTTCTTCATTAACTAATGGACTATTGCGTAGCGCTCTAGAAACCGTTGATTGGGACACTCCAGCCCTATAAGCTATATCTATTGAGGTCGCTTTTGTTGTCATCGTTGTTGCTACCCTTTAACCTAAAATGGTCGCCGAGTAGCACTCGCCGACCAATACCATACAACTTAAATAGCTAACCAATTAATCTGCACTTGATTAGATACCTAGCTCCTTCATTAAATCATCAGCATCATCGACGACTACGGCACCTTTAACACCTTGTGACCAGGTTGTAGATCCGAGAATGTTACTGCTTCCATGACCATGCTGGGCAAGTAG encodes the following:
- a CDS encoding glycoside hydrolase family 15 protein codes for the protein MTIKPILFSRSLIAVSLSAFLFGCGAESSPPADTSAKTPATVAPGAPGASPTWAFSGKTGIGTSYEPYTTTDLRAGEYKDSAANAVSRVWFSLAQGVLTETMYGLIHNAQLKEAQFIIAGKGFVDAEKDNTVTSIDYLHKDDAGRPLSLAYKVVNKDIEGKYQIEKHFFTDPDRDALMMKVIFTAFEPGITPYLYVNPHVDNSGANDIASISSDGTTLFAETGNKDSTVISIKADIPFVKSSAGFVGRSDGMTDLKQNGHMDWQYQTTTDHNSPTGNVALTAQLPSLKVSQDGAPSLSATFVIGFGPDKTSSIATTKATLDSGYDKVLSRYNGEGEALGWQDYLASLDTLPAMTANTTDNGKLLYASALVLKAQEDKTHAGALIASLSNPWGDTVSAYKGSTGYKAVWPRDFYQCAMAFLAMGDSQTPKVAFEYLKKVQVSAQTLGYQGVPGWFLQKTHVDGEIEWVGVQLDQTAMPIMLGWKLWQAGVLTDIEISHWYHEMLKPAAEFLVTGGDINLDWNHTSITPLKTQQERWEEQQGYSPSTAAAVIAGLIAASDIAKQSGDQQGAIRYLDEAKLMDSRLSELMITTQGLLNEKDNSQARDTAPYYVRLAPTGQPNSSEKLADNNGKTGLDQRLILDGGFLELVRYGVRSADDPTINHTVSLIDNMALEDNLRVKYLFTTQDGRQIPGFRRYGNDGYGEDTQSGANYAESGSNTSNQRGRVWPFFTGERGHFELAKALATGTLTAERHSQLKNQYVKGMEYFANDGLMLPEQAWDGVGHPTRYHYQQGQGTNSATPLAWTHAEYVKLVRSMTDNQVWDKYPIVSPALTE
- a CDS encoding M28 family metallopeptidase, which produces MMHIRPTTHRFHTLLLLLPLGITTATATVSSQTPNTPQMAPSNEDLRLYDIATATQGQRIIKDIQTLVDFGTRHTLSDTTSNTHGIGAARRWVKAEFERISAQCGNCLDVIEVGAKVSGKRIPTESEVINIIAIQKGKTDPNRVVMMSGDIDSRVSDVMDSTSTAPGANDNASGVAGALEAARVLSKYQFEGTIVYAALSGEEQGLYGGAALADYAKNQGWQVEAVLNNDMIGNIEGINGVVSNHTVRVFSEGVRIAETPSEAKERYFSGGENDSASRNLARHIKSLADQYMTNLDVKLIYRLDRFGRGGHHLPFNKAGLPAVRIMETNENYNRQHQDIRLENGIAYGDVMEGVDKVLTAKLTALNAISLASMAWAPTPPSNVKISGQVTADTTLNWQKSNQANVAGYRVYWRNTTESEWSHSRYVGHVDQFTFNNLVIDNYLFGVAAVGHNGNTSPVVFPGAAGKF
- a CDS encoding MFS transporter — its product is MTDIDSSAQQIHTKPMLNFWQIFNMCFGFLGIQFGFALQNANVSRIFQTLGASIDDIPILWIAAPLTGLLVQPIIGYMSDNTWGRLGRRRPYFLIGAICTTLALFVMPHSPVLWVAAGMLWIMDASINIAMEPFRAFVGDNLPNQQRAQGYAMQSFFIGIGAVIASALPYILTNYFNVANTAPPGEIADSVRYAFYFGGAVLLLAVCWTVFTTKEYSPQELATFESHEQHAFTAQYTRTWQAYRKAAVIWSLIGAVLTSLVLLKSLDKQLYILTLGVFAFGPLQWFCSLRLQHHSDVERDEQGMIFSVIDSLFHMPKAMRQLAVVQFFSWFALFSMWIYTTAAVTDYHYGTQDVLSKAYNDGADWVGMLFASYNGFSALAALLIPLLAMAVGLKFTHLINLFCGGLGLISFYFINDPKLLWLPMIGVGIAWASILSIPYALLSNVLPAEKMGIYMGIFNFFIVIPQLLAASVLGVLLNTFFDGQPIFALIMGGSFMLLAGISVLFVSSNPAKQ